A single window of Triplophysa rosa linkage group LG2, Trosa_1v2, whole genome shotgun sequence DNA harbors:
- the wsb2 gene encoding WD repeat and SOCS box-containing protein 2 isoform X4, with amino-acid sequence MCSAFRPSTVKEPDDLILELKPSHQSPNRTGTHCETWSVRFSPGGSYFAWSMGFGIVKILSWPVTSTDSGEDANSERTLHCEQAVWALAFGPCPSPRADQNGHEPDLLLAIGLNNGLIQVRVVSSGKLLFTLSGHQALVRDLVFAPNGSLTLVSASRDKTLRIWDLAKKGVNPHVLRGPNYWVFKCSISPDSSMIASLCNFDSKLYLWSMRSYTFMRHITYDHERTMVSCDFSPDGALLAVASYKSSTGWWLDLWDPYTADLLSRVENCELCYNRSDSLPTYLSFSPVGLLLAFKDYRALQIWDVERDELVTDTDHNRAGVEMGR; translated from the exons ATGTGCTCTGCGTTTCGACCTTCTACGGTTAAAG AACCGGATGATTTGATCCTGGAGCTGAAACCCTCACACCAAAGTCCGAACCGGACCGGCACGCACTGCGAGACATGGAGCGTCCGCTTCTCGCCCGGAGGATCTTATTTCGCCTGGTCCATGGGCTTCGGCATTGTGAAGATCCTCTCGTGGCCGGTGACATCCACAGA TAGTGGTGAAGATGCAAATAGTGAGAGGACGCTTCACTGCGAGCAGGCCGTATGGGCTCTGGCATTCGGACCCTGCCCGTCTCCCCGAGCGGATCAGAACGGACATGAACCTGACCTGCTTCTGGCCATCGGCCTCAATAATGGTCTGATCCAAGTCAGGGTTGTCTCATCTG GAAAGCTGCTGTTTACTCTAAGTGGACATCAGGCCCTTGTTAGGGATTTGGTCTTCGCTCCAAATGGAAGTCTTACTCTTGTGTCGGCCTCTCGAGACAAAACTTTAAGGATATGGGACTTGGCGAAGAAAG GTGTCAATCCGCATGTGCTGAGGGGTCCAAACTACTGGGTGTTCAAATGCTCCATATCGCCCGACAGCAGTATGATCGCTTCACTGTGCAACTTTGACTCT AAGCTGTATTTGTGGAGCATGCGCTCCTATACCTTTATGAGACACATCACCTACGACCACGAGCGCACTATGGTGTCATGCGACTTTTCTCCAGATGGAGCGCTGCTCGCTGTCGCTTCATACAAATCTTCTACTGGCTGGTGGTTGGACCTGTGGGACCCTTACACGGCTGATCTTCTGTCCAGAGTAGA GAACTGCGAGTTGTGCTATAACAGAAGCGACTCTCTACCGACGTATCTGAGTTTCTCTCCTGTTGGCCTGTTGCTGGCTTTCAAAGACTACAG GGCGTTACAAATCTGGGATGTGGAACGAGATGAGTTAGTCACCGATACAGATCACAACCGTGCCG